GGGTTTCGACATGGTCTTGTTTTATCCGGGTGGCCAATTTAGTGAGCGTCCCCCTAGAAGATGCAGATGTAAATGATCAACAGTTTGACCGCCGTCTTCACCGTTGTTAATCACAACCCGAAACCCCTGATCCAGCTTTTCTTGGACTGCCACTTGTTGAACTACCTTTAAAAGATGGCCCAGTAAAGTCTCATCTTCCTGTTCAGATTCTGATAAACGGGGGATGGGCTTTTTGGGAATAACCAAAATGTGGATCGGTGCTTGAGGACTGACGTCTCGGAATGCGATCGCAAACTCGTCTTCATAAACGATATCTGCGGGAATTTCGCGACGGATAATCTTGCTAAAAATCGTTTCAGGCGCTTGACTCATAAAGAAACTAATCCAGCCAAATGAGAGGAATTTGAGTTCATCCTACGGGAGGTCAGTCTAGGAATTCAAATCTTTAGTAGTAAAGAATAATCCAGGCGAAAATCCCCCTCCAGAGAAAGCCTGCAGAAACGTATACAGATAGTCAGGTGCGAAGTAGTATGGTAAAGCGCTGTAAACGTTGCAATGTAAAGGCATGTAAACGTTTGAGCGTGTTTCAAACTTGACAGAAATATCTCAGTAGAACCGGTAGGAAATAATGATGCATCCTCACTTGCAATCAGCTTTGGCCCAATGCCGTGCCATCAAGATTATCAGTGGCTTAAATAACTTCGATACAACCCATGTCACTGCTGTGGTAAAAGCTGCTGAACAAGGTGGAGCCACCTTTGTTGATATTGCTGCCGACCCTAATCTGATCCGCACAGTCCGACAATCAATCCAATTACCCATTTGTGTATCCGCCGTAGAACCAGAGAAATTTGTCGAAGCCGTTGCTGCAGGCGCAGATCTAATCGAAATTGGTAACTTTGATAGCTTTTATGCCCAAGGGCGTCAGTTCAATGCAAAGGAAGTCTTAGAACTGACCTATCAAACCAGAGCCTTACTACCTACCATTCCTTTATCTGTAACCGTCCCTCACATTTTGGAATTGGATCAACAGGTCCAGCTAGCTCATGACCTAGTAAAAGCAGGAGCCAATCTGATTCAAACAGAAGGGGGCACCAGCAGTGATCCAAGTCATTCAGGCACGTTAGGATTGATGGAGAAAGCAGCCCCCACCTTAGCGGCTGCCTATGAAATCTCCCGGTCCGTTGATATTCCAGTGCTTTGTGCCTCCGGTTTATCCAATGTCACAGCCCCCTTAGCGATTGCCGCAGGAGCCTCGGGGATTGGGGTTGGTTCAGCCATCAATCGACTGAATGATCCCTTAGCAATGGTTGCAGCCGTCCGAAGTTTAGTGGAATCCCTCCCACAATCCGTTAATCGGCCTGCGGTTGGATAATTTACCTTGACAACTGCTGCCTGACGGCCAGTCTGCAACCGCGACTGACTTCAATGTGGTGGCTGCATAGCCTCAGACAATAACTTCAATCTCCTGCATCCGCAGGAGATTGGGCGTAGTTCATGGAGCATAAATTATGAGAGCCGTACTCATGGCCGGTGGGGAAGGGACTCGGTTACGACCGCTAACCTGCGATCTACCCAAGCCGATGGTACCTATTCTCAATCGACCGATTGCCGAACATATCGTTAATCTGCTCAAGCACCATCAGATCTACGAAATCATTGCTACGCTCTATTATCTCCCTGATGTCATGCGGGACTATTTCCGCGATGGGTCCGACTTTGGCGTACAGATGACCTATGGTATCGAAGAAGAACAGGCCTTGGGAACTGCAGGCTGCGTCAAAAATATTTCTGCCCTGCTAACCCATACATTCCTGGTGATTAGCGGCGACTGCATCACCGATTTCGATTTAACCGCCGCTATTCAGTTTCATCAAGAGAAAGGATCTAAAGCAACCCTAGTACTAGCCCGCGTTCCAAATCCAATGGAATTTGGGGTGGTGATTACGGACGAAGAGGATCGAATTTGCCGCTTCTTAGAAAAGCCCTCCACCAGTGAAGTTTTTTCCGATACGGTCAATACCGGTATCTACATCCTTGAACCAGAGGTTTTAGACTACCTACCCAGCGATCAACCCACTGACTTTTCCAAGGACTTGTTTCCTCTGCTCCTAGAAAAGGATGAACCGATGTTTGGCTACGTCGCCGATGGGTATTGGTGTGATGTCGGCAGTTTAGACTCCTACCGGGAAGCTCAGTATGATGCCCTACAAGGGAAAGTCCAGATTGAATTTGCCTATCAGGAAGTGAAGCCAAGGCTGTGGATGGGACAAAACATCCATATTGATCCAGATGCGAAACTTCATCCCCCCATCCTGATTGGAGACAATTGTCGGATTGGACCCCGAGCCAATATAGAATCCGGAACCGTCGTGGGGGACAACGTCACCATTGGCAATGATGCAGATCTAAAACGGCCGATTATCTGGAATGGAGTCTTAATTGGCGAAGAAGCCCATCTCCGAGCTTGTGTCATCGCCCGGGGTGCTCGGGTAGATCGACGGGCCCATGTCCTAGAAGGGGCAGTGGTTGGGGCTCTATCAACAGTGGGAGAAGAAGCTCAAGTTAGTCCTGGGGTGCGAGTATGGCCCAGTAAGCTGATCGAACCCGGTGCGGCCCTCAATATCAACTTAATTTGGGGGAATACTGCCCCCCGAAATCTTTTTGGTCAAAGGGGCGTCGCAGGTTTAGCGAATGTAGACATTACGCCAGAATTTGCTGTTAAGCTCGGTGCGGCCTATGCCTCGACCCTTAAACCGGATTCTCAGATCACGATTTCTCGTGATCAGCGCAGTATTTCTCGGATGGTTTCCCGATCCTTAATCTCCGGCATCATGTCCGTGGGCATCGATGTCCAGAATCTAGAGGCAACCGCATTACCGATTGCCCGCTGTGTCCCTCGAAATGCTCTAGTGGTGGGCGGGGTTCATGTGCGGATTCATCCCGATCGATCTGACTTTATCCTGATTGAATTTTTTGATGAGCAAGGCATCAACATTTCCAAAACCAAGGAAAAGAAAATTGAAGGAGCCTACTTCAAAGAAGATTTTCGGCGAGCTCCCATTGGAGAAATTGGTGGCATTACCTATCCCGGCGTTTTATTAGATGATTACGCCCAAATTTTCGAAAAGTGGCTGAATACCACCGTTGTTCGAGAAGGTGACTTTAAGGTGGTCATCGACTATGTCTATGCCGTATCGGGTGCTGTATTACCGCGATTGCTCAGCAAATTTGGCTGTGATGCCGTGGTTCTAAATGCCAGTTTGCGAACGAAAGGCCCCACCCCAGAACAGCGGGAAGAATTACTCACTCAGTTAGGCCCTGTTGTTGAAGCCTTGAAGGCCAATTTTGGGGTCCAAGTGGCGGCCAATGGTGAACAGCTTTTACTGGTAGATGAAACAGGAAGTGCCATTCGAGGAGAGCAATTAACGGCATTGATGGTGGAGATTATTTTGACCGCCAATCCTAGGGGCACCGTTGTGGTCCCTGTGCATACTTCAAGTGCCGTCGAGCAAATTGCCCGCCGTCACGATGCCACCGTGATTCGAACTAAGGTCAACCCTACCGCTTTAATGGAAACCTGCTGGACCAACCCCAATGTGGTGTTAGGGGGCAGTGCTGATACGGGATTTATCTTCCCCCAGCTCCACCCCGGGTTTGATGCCATGTTTTCTATTGCCAAGCTGATTGAAATACTGACTTTGCAACAAAAATCTCTTGGGCAGCTCAAGGCCGATTTGCCCCGCATTTTTCATCGAACTCAAACTGTACGATGTCCTTGGAATCGTAAAGGGGCGCTGATGCGCTATTTAGTCGAGACCCACCCTGCTGAGACATTGGAACTCATTGATGGCGTTAAGGTCAAAGACCCAGCATCGGATAATTGGACATTAATCCTCCCCGATGCCAGCGAACCTCTAGTACATATTTTTGCCAATGGAGGCGATCGCGAGTGGGTTGATGCGACCTTAAGGGAGTATCGTCAGCGAATCCAAGAGTTTACTGAACGGGATCCGGATTTAGAAAACAATCTTGAGGAAAGCTGATCCATTTCTTCATTCTTGGTAGACTGCCTGAGTCTGCGAGATGAAAATCAACCTCACGATGCTGAGAACCCATTGGAGTTCAGTTTGCGACTCTGCTCTTAGAAGGCTGCCATCTCCCCCAAACAGAAGATTTGAAGGATTAAATATATGAATACTTGTGTCTTAATGGCAGAGATTACCAAAGCCCCGCAACTGCGATATACCCAGGATGGACAAACGGCCATCTCCGAAATGTGGGTGCAGTTCCAACCCTTACGCTCCGGCGATCCCATGTGCACCATCAAAGTGACGGGATGGGGTAATTTGGCCCAACAAATTCAAGAACAGTTTCACGAAGGCGATCAAGTCATTATTGAGGGTCGCTTGGGTATGAATACCATCGACCGTCCCGAAGGCTTCAAAGAGAAGCAAGCTGAACTGACGGCATCTCGAATTCATACCACTGATATGTCCATCAGTGCTAGTGCTGCCCCCGCGGCATCCCCTGCACCTGCTCGTCCTCCGGCTCCGGCGGCGGCAGCAGCACCTGCGGCTATTCCAGCACCTCCTGCTCCACCCCAAGCAGAAGCAGAACCCAATTATGATGACATTCCCTTCTAGTTTGCTTAGTCCAAATTGATATTGATGGTGCGTTGACCAATATCTTGGCGGTAGTAGCAACCCTCAAATTGAATGGACGGTATTGCCTGATAGACGGTTTTTAGAGCTTCTTCAAAGGTACTCCCTTGTCCAGTCACAGCTAATACTCGACCGCCACTAGTGACAATGGCTTGGTTTTTCAATTGGGTACCTGCGTGAAAGACTGTCACCCTTTGAGCTTCGGCCTTAGCAATACCGGAAATCGGCAAACCTTTTTGGTAACTGCCAGGATACCCCCCAGACGCCAATACGACACAGGCTGAAAAGCCTGACTGCCACTGAATATCAATTTCAGCCAATCTCTGTTGGGTACAGGCCAGGAGTAGCTGATCTAAAGGAGTAGCGAGAAGACTTAAGACCGCTTGGGTCTCAGGATCCCCAAACCGACAGTTAAATTCGATTACTTTGGGCTCGCCTGTTGGAGTAATAATCAGGCCTGCATACACAACCCCTCGATAATCAATGCCTTGGTGTTGGAGTGCAGTCAAAGTGGGTTGGAGAATTTCTGTCTCTACTCGCTGCATCAATTTAGGTGTCACCCAGGGCACAGGGGCGTAGGCTCCCATGCCGCCGGTATTTGGCCCCGTATCTCCTTCTCCAATGGGCTTATGGTCTTGAGCAGGGACCAGCGGCTTAATGGTTTTGCCATCTGCCAGGGCTAAAACTGAGACTTCTTGACCCGTGAGATATTCTTCAATCAGCACCGTCTGGCCCGCTTCACCAAATTTGCCCGAGAAAGCTTCATTCACTGCGTTGAAAGCTTCATCCAGGGTGAGGGCAACGGTCACTCCTTTGCCTGCGGCCAGACCATCGGCCTTAATCACAATCGGAGCACCCTCCGCCTGAATATAGGCCTGGGCTGCGTCAGCATCGGTAAAGGTTTGAGCTTTGGCCGTAGGGATTCCAGCCTCGGTCATTAAAGTTTTGGCCCAGGTTTTGCTGGCTTCGAGTTGGGCACCGGCTTGGGTGGGACCAAAAACAGGAATATTAAACAGTTGCAGGGCATCAGTAATCCCTGAGGCCAGTGGCGCTTCTGGCCCCACAACCACTAGGGCAATGTCATGAGATTGGGCAAATTGACCGATAGCAGTAAAGTCTTCCTCGGAAATATCAATGTTTTGGCAGTTAGTAAGGGTAGCGGTACCGCCATTCCCGGGTAAGCAATACACCTGATGCACCGTTTGCGATCGCAACAAGGACCACGCCAACGCATGCTCGCGACCACCACTGCCAATCACTAAGATATTCACGGCTAACTTCTACCCAACAGAGAACATCCTATAGTCTGGGTGACGCCAGTGGCATTGGTCAACAGCCTGGTTAAAACTTGACTTTGA
The Acaryochloris marina S15 genome window above contains:
- a CDS encoding histidine triad nucleotide-binding protein, translating into MSQAPETIFSKIIRREIPADIVYEDEFAIAFRDVSPQAPIHILVIPKKPIPRLSESEQEDETLLGHLLKVVQQVAVQEKLDQGFRVVINNGEDGGQTVDHLHLHLLGGRSLNWPPG
- a CDS encoding DUF561 domain-containing protein — translated: MHPHLQSALAQCRAIKIISGLNNFDTTHVTAVVKAAEQGGATFVDIAADPNLIRTVRQSIQLPICVSAVEPEKFVEAVAAGADLIEIGNFDSFYAQGRQFNAKEVLELTYQTRALLPTIPLSVTVPHILELDQQVQLAHDLVKAGANLIQTEGGTSSDPSHSGTLGLMEKAAPTLAAAYEISRSVDIPVLCASGLSNVTAPLAIAAGASGIGVGSAINRLNDPLAMVAAVRSLVESLPQSVNRPAVG
- a CDS encoding mannose-1-phosphate guanyltransferase, coding for MRAVLMAGGEGTRLRPLTCDLPKPMVPILNRPIAEHIVNLLKHHQIYEIIATLYYLPDVMRDYFRDGSDFGVQMTYGIEEEQALGTAGCVKNISALLTHTFLVISGDCITDFDLTAAIQFHQEKGSKATLVLARVPNPMEFGVVITDEEDRICRFLEKPSTSEVFSDTVNTGIYILEPEVLDYLPSDQPTDFSKDLFPLLLEKDEPMFGYVADGYWCDVGSLDSYREAQYDALQGKVQIEFAYQEVKPRLWMGQNIHIDPDAKLHPPILIGDNCRIGPRANIESGTVVGDNVTIGNDADLKRPIIWNGVLIGEEAHLRACVIARGARVDRRAHVLEGAVVGALSTVGEEAQVSPGVRVWPSKLIEPGAALNINLIWGNTAPRNLFGQRGVAGLANVDITPEFAVKLGAAYASTLKPDSQITISRDQRSISRMVSRSLISGIMSVGIDVQNLEATALPIARCVPRNALVVGGVHVRIHPDRSDFILIEFFDEQGINISKTKEKKIEGAYFKEDFRRAPIGEIGGITYPGVLLDDYAQIFEKWLNTTVVREGDFKVVIDYVYAVSGAVLPRLLSKFGCDAVVLNASLRTKGPTPEQREELLTQLGPVVEALKANFGVQVAANGEQLLLVDETGSAIRGEQLTALMVEIILTANPRGTVVVPVHTSSAVEQIARRHDATVIRTKVNPTALMETCWTNPNVVLGGSADTGFIFPQLHPGFDAMFSIAKLIEILTLQQKSLGQLKADLPRIFHRTQTVRCPWNRKGALMRYLVETHPAETLELIDGVKVKDPASDNWTLILPDASEPLVHIFANGGDREWVDATLREYRQRIQEFTERDPDLENNLEES
- a CDS encoding single-stranded DNA-binding protein, with the protein product MNTCVLMAEITKAPQLRYTQDGQTAISEMWVQFQPLRSGDPMCTIKVTGWGNLAQQIQEQFHEGDQVIIEGRLGMNTIDRPEGFKEKQAELTASRIHTTDMSISASAAPAASPAPARPPAPAAAAAPAAIPAPPAPPQAEAEPNYDDIPF
- the purD gene encoding phosphoribosylamine--glycine ligase, which gives rise to MNILVIGSGGREHALAWSLLRSQTVHQVYCLPGNGGTATLTNCQNIDISEEDFTAIGQFAQSHDIALVVVGPEAPLASGITDALQLFNIPVFGPTQAGAQLEASKTWAKTLMTEAGIPTAKAQTFTDADAAQAYIQAEGAPIVIKADGLAAGKGVTVALTLDEAFNAVNEAFSGKFGEAGQTVLIEEYLTGQEVSVLALADGKTIKPLVPAQDHKPIGEGDTGPNTGGMGAYAPVPWVTPKLMQRVETEILQPTLTALQHQGIDYRGVVYAGLIITPTGEPKVIEFNCRFGDPETQAVLSLLATPLDQLLLACTQQRLAEIDIQWQSGFSACVVLASGGYPGSYQKGLPISGIAKAEAQRVTVFHAGTQLKNQAIVTSGGRVLAVTGQGSTFEEALKTVYQAIPSIQFEGCYYRQDIGQRTININLD